CATCTCAATGCTTGGCTGCCACTTCCCCGAGACTGAGCCCAGATGAGCCAATCATCTGGATAATTACATGAACATGTACGTAGATGACCTGGTGTGCAATGATGACAGCAGCCACCATGCACTTTGTGAGGTTGAGCAATAATACTAGGCCTAAATGGAGAACCCGGCACACACAGGTCTAAAATTGTCCTTCTTGGGAACCAAGAAATGCTAGCTGTAAAGCCAGAGGCTCGACCTGGGAGGGGAATATGCTTTAGCTTTCTTGCCTCAGCAGGCCTGGCTGGGACTGGTGGCTTCTGATTGATAGCCTTAGCTCCTCATGCAGTGAGGGAAGAACAGGCCCTTAGGAGATCAAGGTTCAATAGGAGCACAGACTTTCTCCATGGAGCCGATAAAGGGGAGAGATAACTTGCAAGTGTCTCTTCAACCCTAGCCATCGCCACATGTTCATCTAGACCCACAATGGCTGATTAGCCAGCATTCGTCAACAGTCATTGTTTGGGTTCGGAGAAGTCGCAAAGTGAGCTCCCGAGCCAAAGTGGGGTAATCCAATAAGGgagagaggacaagagaaaTGGAATCACATGTCACTTGTTTTGCTAACTCGACCTGCGAGACCCATGATTTAAGTCGGCACTCTGCCTCAGCGGACGTGGGACCCGGGCCATGAGGCACAGGCTTTTGGCTGGAGAAAACAGGCATGCAAGAGAACCCTAGAGAGTCGCGTGTGCATGCTCCACACAGagcgcttcctgaagacaaagaagctggaaTAATGTGCCGTAGATgtccttttatggtcttgctggtgcGCTCGGCTTCGTCACGACCTACTCGAGCTGAtaaatcagtgtgatttcacacagagcttcagacacaacttccacaaagaagcattcccatagcatcagccatggcACAGCATCTAGTTCCCCCTAAAGggaaacaccttctgaccaatcagatttaaaaatTCAAGATCACGGTGGAAAAAATCCTGATCATGACATTTTCAATTGCTTCAAAATTAAAAAGAAGGTGGAAATCATGGACCGCATACATTATGTAACTTTCTTGTACCAAACTGAACAACTGTTTACTCAAGATTTGGGGCAGAAGTCATGCATTTTCAGCACCTGAGCTCTACAGATGTTTTTTGCCACAAGGGGGTGCCAGAAGCTTGCTTTATTGCTCCTAATTTACCCTGAGTGACATAAAATTTATTACACTgcagaaataatttttttagtgAGTGAACACAACTTGAttcaagaaaaaatataatttcaaaaatataataatataatttctctataatatatatagacCATTAGGCATAGACATTTCATGCTTTAAATTCTCTTCTTCTATTGGCTCTTGTTTTATTAGTTTCTATATGCTTGAAATAAGAAAATTAGAACATTTTTAAcctcaaaccaaaaaaaaaaaaattggaacaACACTCTTACATATGTTTAAAAATTTATAGTGTagtttctattttattatactTCTGCACCTTTCTGTACCTAACATATATTTTAGTTAAGAACAACAGTGGctgtgtttattatcagtaataagGATGTGAATCTCATTAAACCTGGCAATGTTATAAATTTGTAGGTGTGACCCTAGAAAATGGATGAGCACAGGAAAAGAAATTcggcaaagaaacaaaaaatcccgaaaaaaaaagcaaaaaaaaaaaaaacagtaaccTGACAAGTTGAACGACTCCGCCCCTGCTAATAAACGTCAGTTCAGAGATGTTCAGAATGCTGAGTCTCTTTCAGAAAGAGGTTCTCTCAGGTACCAGAAAACATGAGCAAGTTTAAGAAGTACTTTGTTTTAATACTGAGCGTCATTTCCTTGATAGTTTTTATATACAATCAATCAGAAAATGGAAGTGAAGCAAATATCTATTCAAAGACTGACCCGGAAACTGGAACCCAACCACGGGTGGACACTGTCGAGGACAGGAGATGTGAGGGGAAGATCCACACGAGCCCACTGCCACTGAAGCTGAAGCACCGACAGTACTCAAGAAAGATGCTGCTTTataaacaatgcaacaataactTGGACATCAGTGGCAAATGGGCAACATTTGACGACATTCCCCATGAGGAGTTGCACAACCTGCTAGTGGATGACAGGCATGGAATTATCTATTGCTACGTTCCAAAGGTTGCTTGCACCGCATGGAAACGGATTATGATTGTTCTGAGTGAGAGTCTGAAGGTGTACGGTGTACCTTACAGGAACCCTCTAGACATCCCCATCGAGGACGTTCATGGATCTTCTCTACAGCAACTTAATGCATACCCCAAGGCagtaatgaaacaaaaatttgAGACATACCAAAAGTT
This DNA window, taken from Hemibagrus wyckioides isolate EC202008001 linkage group LG06, SWU_Hwy_1.0, whole genome shotgun sequence, encodes the following:
- the LOC131355317 gene encoding carbohydrate sulfotransferase 12-like, yielding MSKFKKYFVLILSVISLIVFIYNQSENGSEANIYSKTDPETGTQPRVDTVEDRRCEGKIHTSPLPLKLKHRQYSRKMLLYKQCNNNLDISGKWATFDDIPHEELHNLLVDDRHGIIYCYVPKVACTAWKRIMIVLSESLKVYGVPYRNPLDIPIEDVHGSSLQQLNAYPKAVMKQKFETYQKFIFVRDPFVRLISAYKDKIQSPNQIYYETIGIDILKKFVNVSNPPASVEQAHAQGIVPSFYNFIQYILSLPAGNDKEFDEHWRQTVHLCHPCAIDYDFIGKMETIEEDADHLLRILRVDNIVDFKPWTRKKTEQNEIKTWFSNITIEWRRKLYDIYKADFKLFGYENHDNLDDPNPENFI